The genome window CAGTGCATGTCTTGGTCGATTCAGGTAACAGCAGCAAGGTATGTATGACTGGATGGTGTGGCGTATGGGACAAGCAGACCAGCAGACGTGGCTGGcattggagatgagagatAAAGATGAGAACCGTGAGATGCTTTGGAGCAAGGTAAGGTACGACGATGTAGTGTCACATCAAGCCTGGGGCAGGCTGGGGCATTTGAATGCATGCCGCTGAGCTGGGAACATGGTCTATGTAATACCTACCAGGCTAGGGAAGGCAAtaaaacttaggacctcgATCCCAGATGATGAGTATACTTGGGTAAATTATCACTACGGCTAGGGGAATCTTTGATGTGTTTATTTTGGCATTCTTTGTCAAAGTCTGAAGTTTTCTTAACCCCCCGGCTCGAGGCCGGGGTATCATTTAGTGACTTTTGCAAACTTGCCTGGTGGCGGGGGGACGCTTCTGATTACCTATCTTAGGTGCTTAGCATACGACATGTCTGATTGCAGGTTTTCCTTGAAATTGAGGTCATCGAGATGAAGAACGAAATTAAATGTAGACATTTGCTCCGTCGAGCGCCAGGAATGGGCTGGCTTCAAGAGCTTGATCATAATCGATGTTTGGCTAAGGTAGGTCCAGCTGGAGGGGAGGGGACAAGGCAAGGTGCGGTAATAAGATAAGGTGCTGCAGGTCTTTCTCCAGAAGCCCAGCTCGCAATTTAGGAATTAATTACCTCGATGGCCATGCCTCATGCTAAGGTAAATGTCGCATAAATTCAGACATGGGCCGCCTTTTTAGCCTCGAACACCAACGAGATGAAGGGTCGACCAGGGTTATTTCCAAAACTCGTGGCTTTGCAACGGACGGTTAAAGAAGCGGGGACGCTTGGGCGTTGCCCTGTGGCTTCTTTCCCTcatacctacctacctaaggtaagtaggtaCCTAGGTGCCCCGGTAGGTCAGATAAAAATCAGGAAACTTAAGCAGATAATCACAGGCAAAGTGTCCCGGTTTTTATCTGACCTACCGGGGCACCTAGGTACCACTCACGACCTTAGGTAAGTGCCTACCTGCCATCCTTGGTGATTATTTCTCTTTGAAATAAAGCTTCATTCTTAAAACAGAGTGTAAATAGGTACATAAAAATCAGAAGTGATTAAGAAGACTATTCCAAACAGTTCACCGTTTACAATAACCTCTAAAACCTTGCATCAGACATAACTAAGGTATCAAGCAACCTACTCTGTACCTAAACTTCTATTCCCtgattttctttttttctaCTCTGTTTGGCCCATGCTTCCAACTCACGTTCGATTGAATGTGCACTTGCGCTGCATGCGTGGCCGCTAAACACTAACATCCTTGCATCTGCCTAAGAACCGTTGATGTGGGTAGTCCAGGGTTCCAGAAGCCGCTTCTCCTATTGGCTCCTTCTCTGGTTTCAAAACCTTGAGTTCCAGTCGGGAAGGAGCATGGTCCATTTTGTCGCCATCCAGCATCCACATCAACATGGACTTTGACATCCACAATTTTCTTCCACACCCACAATCCCGTCCCGTCTTCCGTTGTCGGGTTGTCAGTGACACTGCACGCTCTTAGCTCATGTTCGCAAGCTTACCGACTTTTATTATCAACCTAGGTAGGTCAATCATATCCTTTGACTTGGGGAAGAGTACGGATAGTAACCAAAAATACCTGAAGAGAAATGCCTACCTGTCTACCAACCTACCAACTTAGGTACACAAGAGGAATGGATGACCAGGCCCCTCCGGTTCTGACTTCTGACAGCCCTCCAAAAGAGCTTGGGCCAGGCCCAGGGTACCTTAGCTACCCAGCTTTTACCAGGCGACTACACCTCACTATCTCCATCTCACTTACCTCCTAGCTTCCTTCATTGCCATGGGATTGGGTAAATTGTCCCGGCTATACTAAACTTTACTACCCATGATATGGTAATAGCATGACGCCTCAGCCATGGTCTCCAGGCTCTCAGCTTCACAATATCATCTCGGCAAAGACAGATAAAAACGCTTGATCAATGCTTCCCAAGGCCACTCAAATTTCCGCTGATCTCGCAAGGTCGTAGTCGATCACTCATATGCAGGGAAGACCGTGTCTTTGGAGACTGATAAAGACGGACACGCAACCAATCTTCAGTACAGCAGCATAGTCTCATACATACAGGTGCCTCCAGCACAACACCTCCATTTGCAGTAGCGTCGACAACAGGGGCGAACATGGGGTGACCTCCTCAGGTGCTGCTGGCCTTTTGCTCGTCAACTGTCTTCCGCGCTTTATCACTTTGGTTCTTCGGTCATCTCATTTCTGACTCTGAACCAGATTAGACTAGACAACCCCGAGGGTTTCGGCCGGAACTTTTAGGCGCATTCGCCACATCATCCTAGCAATCTCTCTCCCTTGGACAATCTCAAACCCAGCCAAGCCCAGCCGAGAGCAAAGCAGTGAGAGCTACCTTGGGTCTGGGAATTGGTCAAGCTGCCTCACCAAACGTCCTCTTGTTCTTACCGCCAGGAAAATCACCAGCCCCACTGAATCTTCTCAGCCAAAGAATGAAACGAGATGGAGGGTCAAGCGCGTACTGAAGCTGTCCACGTTGCGGCGAGACATGGCGCTGCGATGAGAATGTGAAAAGAAACAATATCAAACAAAGACAGTACCAACGCTAAGGATCGGCCAACATGCACCGCCCACGATGACAAGCGTGGGCGCAAAGCCACAGCAACGGCTTGAGCTACGCCCACGTTGTCTCAGTTCCTGCAGCCTCTCTACACTATCCGTAATAAACAATGGCTCTCGAGAAATGTAACAGGCGGCACCAAAGCCAGATAGACATACTGTGCTCAGCTCTTGACACTCTCGTCAATTGAAGCTCCTCCCGCTCGATAACCGTTGTACCTGGGAGGCTTGGCCACCTTCCATGACAGGGTTACGACCGAGAAGGGGCTACTACCCCGACAAGGCTACCATGGCAAGGTCACCGTGATGGAGCATGCGGACGAGGGGGCGAGCTGGGCCAGCAGGGCGAACGGGACGAACAGCTCGCGCAGGGTTGTGGTGCTGAAATCGCTCTCATGCCTGGACTCGTGGCTATTGCTAGGACCCGGTTGGTGGGTGGTTCCCCGCTGGTCTGTCATTGGGATCATGGCCCTGGGATACCTCCAACGACACTGACATGCCAATATTCGCACTGGGCTGTCCAGCGCTTTACAACTGGCCACATACCGTGCCAACATGGGCTGAGAAGCACGGACCTTTCTCACTCTGCCGCCCAGTATTCAGATGAGAACCTCTCCTGTAATCAACTGAGTTCGACAGCGAATACAAAGCGTTGTACCCTGCGGCGCCCTTGCAATCCGCGCTTTATACCTGGCTGAATGCGGGCTCCAGACGGATCCAGGCCCAGAGACCGCACCGCATCGTTGTCGGCACTATCTCCAAATCTGCCGTGACGGGGGAGCTATGCCCCACCTTGCTCACTCTTTGCCCTCACTCCCTCGCTGTGCCTCACACATGGCCGGGGCCTTGGGGGGTGAGGGCCCAGCACAATGCAATGTCGTGCGCTCGTGCCCTCTGATAAATCTTGGCTCGTTCATTCGTCTTGATTTCTAACATCTCCACGAGAGCCTCCGGATCGATTTTTGATATTGCCCGTCCGGGGGGGCTCATGCTCTCGTCTTGTTAATTATTCCTTCTAATCCTCTCAGTCTCCTGCTTCGCGCGACGGCTGCCCGCCTTCTGTTGTGTACCACCGACAAATGGCCACTGGCAGATGCGAACAGTAACCAGCCAGCGAACTTCCCGGAAAGGCGACCAGTCATGCTCAGCAGCTCAAGCCCATTCAACAGGAACTCATAGAAAAGTCGACTCTGGACGAGATGAGATGATCTGGTCCAGAGATGAGCCGGGATGACTACACTCCACGGGGCCTA of Fusarium oxysporum Fo47 chromosome I, complete sequence contains these proteins:
- a CDS encoding uncharacterized protein (expressed protein), producing the protein MLLLRLTRKGGHCPTTCSYTLIGQNPRDSCITRSSILRSSHPLSQPGRCPKMAREGRRLSTVHVLVDSGNSSKVFLEIEVIEMKNEIKCRHLLRRAPGMGWLQELDHNRCLAKTWAAFLASNTNEMKGRPGLFPKLVALQRTVKEAGTLGRCPVASFPHTYLPKAKCPGFYLTYRGT